In the genome of Cryptomeria japonica chromosome 8, Sugi_1.0, whole genome shotgun sequence, one region contains:
- the LOC131067821 gene encoding sexual differentiation process protein isp7 — protein sequence MENHHKEEESAAIPLIDLHPFFSDYADQTARERVITEVGKACEEWGFFQVVNHGIPTELIEEALDTCRVFFEYPQEEKMKVRGEVSVPQQMPTGYNVYPPGSWDLYENLYYRAGRSSPGQTASDFSDGNAQCNAFPEDLPQLRFVIERLLEFLGKTTDLIESLISQALGLSGEYLRELNRDKVEPLKVLCYPKARTEQEIGAWQHQDSSCITLVGQDDTGGYQVLKDAKWVNIKPTRGALVVNVGDILQVWSNNRLKSAVHRVLNNRERRRCSFAFATVPSPEKLVSPLPEFTSQVKRPAAYRSFVYKDYMVKRVRNKTHPPATAEDFADISIYAI from the exons ATGGAAAACCATCATAAAGAGGAAGAATCAGCAGCAATTCCTCTGATTGATCTGCATCCATTCTTCAGCGATTATGCTGACCAGACAGCCAGAGAAAGAGTTATTACTGAGGTGGGCAAGGCCTGTGAAGAATGGGGATTTTTCCAGGTGGTCAACCATGGTATCCCTACGGAGCTCATAGAAGAGGCTCTTGACACCTGTCGGGTGTTCTTTGAGTATCCACAGGAGGAGAAGATGAAGGTCAGAGGAGAAGTATCCGTGCCACAGCAGATGCCCACCGGCTACAATGTGTACCCGCCAGGAAGCTGGGATCTGTACGAGAATCTCTATTACCGAGCCGGTCGGTCATCGCCCGGTCAGACTGCCTCTGATTTCAGTGACGGGAATGCACAGTGCAATGCTTTCCCAGAGGATTTACCTCAATTAAG ATTTGTGATAGAGAGGCTACTTGAATTCCTGGGGAAAACGACGGACTTGATCGAGAGCCTGATTTCCCAGGCTCTGGGATTATCCGGGGAATATCTGCGGGAGCTGAATCGGGACAAGGTGGAGCCTCTGAAAGTGCTGTGCTATCCAAAGGCGAGAACAGAGCAGGAGATAGGAGCGTGGCAGCACCAGGACAGCAGCTGCATAACTCTTGTGGGGCAGGACGACACGGGGGGCTACCAAGTCCTCAAGGACGCCAAATGGGTGAACATCAAACCTACAAGGGGCGCCCTCGTCGTTAACGTCGGTGATATTCTTCAG GTGTGGAGCAACAACAGACTAAAGAGCGCCGTTCACCGCGTATTAAATAACCGGGAAAGAAGACGGTGTTCCTTCGCCTTCGCGACCGTGCCCAGCCCAGAAAAGCTGGTGAGCCCGCTGCCGGAATTCACGAGCCAAGTCAAGCGGCCGGCGGCATACAGAAGTTTTGTTTATAAAGACTATATGGTGAAAAGAGTGCGCAACAAAACGCACCCCCCTGCCACCGCCGAGGATTTCGCCGACATCTCCATCTACGCCATCTGA